From Zhongshania aliphaticivorans, one genomic window encodes:
- a CDS encoding DUF3012 domain-containing protein: protein MKRIITVVALLLSVAVVAACAPEVGSDAWCTAMENKPKGDWSGNEAKDYAKHCVFK, encoded by the coding sequence ATGAAGAGAATAATAACAGTGGTTGCTTTGCTCCTGTCGGTGGCTGTAGTCGCAGCCTGCGCGCCGGAAGTTGGTAGTGATGCGTGGTGTACAGCCATGGAAAACAAGCCCAAGGGTGATTGGTCTGGCAATGAGGCCAAAGATTACGCTAAGCACTGCGTGTTTAAATAG
- a CDS encoding DUF2505 domain-containing protein: MAVKCQFDRSIDEVWALLCDPDFRVERSIALGELSAECDVEEDGEQVTVKMSREVVRELPSVLARVFNAQQSLVFVENWQPKDGGWEGKMSIEIKKQPVQLGATMSLLPTASGCEYIVSHHCKAKIPLVGGKVEKYVLSQTDDGALDELNYLKAKLTA, encoded by the coding sequence ATGGCTGTTAAATGTCAGTTTGACCGCAGTATTGATGAGGTTTGGGCATTGTTGTGTGACCCAGATTTTCGCGTAGAGCGCAGTATAGCGCTAGGTGAATTGAGTGCAGAGTGCGATGTGGAAGAGGATGGCGAGCAAGTCACGGTTAAAATGAGCCGAGAGGTGGTGCGCGAGTTACCGTCGGTTTTGGCTCGGGTGTTTAATGCCCAGCAAAGCTTGGTGTTTGTTGAAAATTGGCAGCCTAAAGACGGTGGCTGGGAAGGTAAGATGAGTATCGAGATTAAAAAGCAGCCAGTGCAACTGGGTGCAACAATGTCTTTGCTGCCGACGGCGTCGGGTTGTGAGTACATTGTGAGTCATCACTGCAAGGCGAAAATCCCCTTGGTGGGCGGTAAGGTCGAAAAGTACGTGCTGTCTCAGACCGACGATGGCGCTTTGGATGAGCTGAATTATCTGAAAGCGAAGCTAACTGCTTAG
- a CDS encoding EAL domain-containing protein produces MRAELVLNNLSHSLLCVDLNGRITYVNAATKLLTGLPLVELLGQSVAEVLPFVSVSNGRALSEQLVGIGHYGKPFLVVLPSNIENRYLASVSDVLDDDGSKIGYSIAITNAASQEELFGDGENGLDPLTELMGRKEFERRLANLVNDAATSSRTHALLYIDIDQFKLINDTSGHVSGDNLIKNIAQALQLELFTGDMLCRLGGDEFGVLLSNVDTFEARSVANRLVKAVKRMTFMWSGIAHKVSISIGVVLVDEYSLDRETVMSQADVAMYSAKEDGRGRVHVYDTRDKKLSRLHDDMDWVHRINKALAADDFCLVTERILPLVDENRRTTLYNELLVRMRYNGEILSPGQFMPAAERFGLMPQIDRWVIKSFFNYLQRNPELNTQNVMYSINISGQSLCQESFLEFVYRCLRRSTVNPEIICFEITETVAITNFSVVTRFIHRVHELGGKFALDDFGTGMSSFGYLQELPVDFVKIDGLFVHDMDKNPVHEAMVRSINDISHVLGKRTIAEFVERQEIMDQLRALGVDYAQGHLHGKPQDLLDVA; encoded by the coding sequence ATGCGAGCAGAATTAGTGCTTAATAATCTTTCACACAGCCTTTTGTGTGTGGACCTCAATGGCCGTATTACTTATGTCAATGCGGCTACTAAATTGTTAACTGGCCTCCCATTAGTGGAATTGTTAGGCCAAAGTGTTGCGGAAGTACTGCCTTTTGTAAGTGTGTCGAACGGCAGAGCTTTGAGCGAGCAGTTAGTTGGTATTGGTCATTACGGCAAGCCGTTTTTAGTTGTGCTGCCGTCAAATATTGAAAATCGCTATTTAGCGTCAGTATCTGATGTGCTAGACGACGACGGTAGCAAAATTGGCTATAGCATTGCTATTACCAATGCTGCTAGCCAGGAAGAACTCTTTGGTGATGGTGAGAATGGCCTTGATCCATTGACTGAGCTAATGGGCCGAAAGGAATTCGAACGGCGCTTGGCCAATCTTGTTAACGATGCGGCGACGAGTTCTCGTACCCATGCTTTACTCTATATTGATATTGACCAGTTTAAGTTAATTAACGATACCAGTGGGCATGTGTCTGGTGATAATTTAATTAAAAATATAGCGCAGGCATTGCAGCTAGAGCTTTTTACCGGTGATATGTTATGCCGCTTGGGTGGCGATGAGTTCGGTGTTTTGCTCAGTAATGTCGACACCTTTGAAGCCCGTTCTGTCGCAAATCGTCTAGTGAAGGCAGTGAAACGCATGACCTTTATGTGGAGTGGTATCGCGCATAAAGTGTCAATTAGTATTGGTGTGGTGTTGGTAGACGAGTACTCACTAGACCGTGAAACCGTGATGAGTCAGGCCGATGTCGCGATGTATTCAGCGAAGGAGGATGGTCGTGGTCGGGTGCATGTTTACGATACGCGAGATAAGAAACTTAGCCGCTTGCACGATGATATGGATTGGGTGCATAGAATTAATAAAGCGCTAGCGGCCGACGATTTTTGCTTGGTAACCGAGCGAATTTTGCCGCTGGTGGATGAGAATCGACGCACAACATTGTATAACGAGCTGCTGGTTCGAATGCGCTATAACGGTGAAATACTCAGTCCAGGTCAGTTCATGCCCGCGGCAGAGCGCTTTGGCTTGATGCCTCAGATTGACCGTTGGGTAATTAAAAGCTTCTTCAATTATTTGCAGCGTAATCCTGAGTTAAATACGCAAAATGTGATGTATTCCATTAATATTTCAGGGCAGTCCCTGTGTCAGGAGTCGTTTTTAGAGTTCGTTTACCGCTGTCTGCGCCGCAGCACGGTTAATCCAGAGATCATCTGTTTTGAAATCACCGAAACTGTGGCGATCACGAACTTCTCGGTAGTTACTCGCTTTATTCACCGAGTTCACGAATTGGGCGGGAAGTTTGCCCTTGATGATTTCGGTACGGGAATGTCGTCCTTTGGCTATCTGCAAGAGCTGCCCGTTGATTTTGTGAAGATTGATGGGCTTTTTGTGCATGATATGGACAAAAACCCCGTTCACGAAGCCATGGTGCGGTCAATAAATGACATTAGTCATGTGCTCGGTAAGAGAACGATAGCCGAGTTTGTGGAGCGACAAGAAATTATGGATCAACTTCGCGCCTTGGGAGTTGATTATGCTCAGGGGCATTTACACGGCAAGCCGCAAGACCTTCTGGACGTAGCCTAA
- a CDS encoding sensor histidine kinase has product MTTELRRFLVTTSFDRKLAWSLIASTFMAGGLIVGMCILLAVNVSNSSRQEKYPVIAGLLGQMLEQGDLNALESAMHKVALDTSIAAVCAYSGEPVTKLLYMYQTEQGGSACLPELAALSTNDFHVAVPSAQHAGLQLVLRTNNHYLSDYIHSIWWLAALIMAASVLFAFGFSSWLGRQLLLPIVSLLEVISLVRRNRDYRLRANKFADDEFGQLCDNFNDMIADVERRDQEVLNARRELELRICEVDVSNRELSGTLQRLKQTQQQLINTEKMASLGALVAGVAHEINTPIGVGVTAASTLQANTENARTRYEQGDLTQSALRLYWEQTISATKMILGNLERAAGLIQSFKRVAVDQSNSEIRRFNLGEYLGEVMHSLYPQVRKAGLNYTLECDENLIIRSYPGAISQIVSNLVMNAINHAYPNGEDGNLTLKVWASEAGEISLQFNDDGRGIPAEHLARVCDPFFTTKRGSGGSGLGLHIVYNLVTQQLCGRIKIDSEMGKGSCISLFFPPDVAKVGLYESV; this is encoded by the coding sequence ATGACGACTGAATTGCGCCGTTTTTTAGTGACAACGAGCTTTGACCGCAAACTTGCGTGGTCGCTTATCGCCAGTACCTTTATGGCCGGTGGCTTGATTGTTGGCATGTGTATACTTTTAGCGGTAAATGTATCTAATTCTAGCCGACAAGAAAAATACCCTGTTATAGCGGGCTTACTCGGCCAAATGCTTGAGCAGGGCGACCTTAACGCCCTTGAATCGGCAATGCATAAGGTAGCGCTAGATACCAGTATTGCGGCGGTTTGCGCTTATTCTGGCGAACCAGTGACTAAGCTTTTGTATATGTATCAAACGGAGCAGGGGGGGAGCGCTTGTCTTCCAGAGTTAGCTGCGTTGTCAACGAATGATTTCCATGTTGCGGTGCCGAGTGCTCAGCATGCTGGCTTGCAGCTTGTGCTGCGTACTAATAATCATTACCTAAGTGATTATATTCACTCTATTTGGTGGTTGGCAGCGTTAATAATGGCGGCTAGCGTGCTTTTTGCTTTCGGCTTTTCTTCGTGGTTGGGTAGGCAACTACTGCTGCCAATAGTGAGCTTGCTTGAGGTTATAAGCTTGGTTCGCCGCAACCGCGATTATCGTTTGCGCGCGAATAAATTCGCTGACGATGAATTTGGGCAGCTCTGCGATAATTTTAATGACATGATTGCAGATGTGGAGCGTCGCGACCAAGAGGTACTTAATGCGCGCAGAGAGCTGGAATTACGAATTTGCGAGGTTGACGTCAGTAATCGCGAATTGAGTGGCACTTTACAGAGGCTAAAACAGACGCAGCAGCAGCTTATCAATACCGAAAAAATGGCGTCGCTTGGCGCCTTAGTTGCGGGTGTTGCCCACGAAATTAATACGCCTATAGGCGTCGGAGTGACGGCCGCGTCGACCTTGCAGGCTAATACCGAAAATGCCAGAACGCGATATGAGCAGGGCGATTTAACACAGTCAGCGTTGCGCCTGTATTGGGAACAAACCATATCAGCAACTAAGATGATTTTGGGCAATCTTGAGCGGGCGGCTGGCTTAATTCAAAGCTTTAAACGTGTCGCGGTGGATCAGAGTAACAGTGAGATTAGGCGTTTTAATCTTGGCGAATATTTGGGTGAGGTAATGCACAGCCTTTACCCGCAAGTAAGAAAAGCGGGGCTGAATTACACGCTAGAATGTGATGAGAATTTGATAATTCGCTCCTACCCTGGGGCTATATCGCAAATAGTAAGCAATTTAGTGATGAACGCGATTAATCACGCTTATCCAAACGGCGAAGATGGCAATTTAACATTGAAGGTTTGGGCATCCGAGGCTGGCGAAATATCGCTGCAGTTTAACGATGACGGAAGAGGGATTCCCGCGGAGCATTTGGCTAGAGTCTGCGACCCTTTTTTTACAACAAAACGAGGCAGTGGCGGCAGTGGGCTGGGTTTGCATATCGTGTATAACTTGGTAACTCAGCAGCTTTGTGGGCGAATCAAAATTGACAGTGAGATGGGGAAGGGTAGCTGTATAAGTCTTTTCTTTCCCCCGGACGTCGCTAAGGTAGGGTTATATGAGTCAGTTTGA
- a CDS encoding DUF3336 domain-containing protein, translating into MKKLENKLRLSTSYEEWKALAKEHDRCSGREHWKKIDKTSLYDYASIRSRLERLRYFRENNDNIGLLFSLNEGIHGNMGGMGKPVLYARAKFGTKQLVHDYVDAISDSLDHLAQLDSDHPSFLERLDFFRRANKCYGKSALMLSGGAVLGNFHVGVVKALVEQDLLPDVISGSSAGSMIAAVLGTRTDEELKAFLDADNLGKVLLTEVALVNGRLSESSPRINHQLLKEKIAKLIPDITFQEAFERTGRHINISISPSDVHQTSRLLNAIASPNVYIRKAVLASCAVPGIYPPVMLEAKNVHGHPQPYLATRRWIDGSVSDDLPAKRLARLYGVNHFIVSQTNPIVLWAVHDAKAENSGLIPALRQLGGRSLKEVSKVGSSVARKYFKNSPRVRRIANIVYSVINQEYTGDINIIPRYRFFDPRKLLTELKPEELQFFILEGERATWPKLEMIRASTKISRKLSQILEVYEAEEFSRLSQSKPHHLGGEMTRSKVRA; encoded by the coding sequence GTGAAGAAACTAGAAAATAAACTGCGGCTTTCAACAAGTTATGAAGAGTGGAAAGCGCTAGCGAAAGAGCATGATCGCTGTTCTGGTAGAGAGCATTGGAAAAAGATTGATAAGACCAGCCTCTATGACTATGCGTCAATTCGATCGCGCTTGGAGCGGCTGCGTTATTTTCGCGAAAACAACGATAATATTGGTCTACTCTTTTCCTTGAATGAAGGTATTCATGGCAATATGGGCGGGATGGGTAAGCCCGTTCTGTATGCTAGAGCAAAATTTGGTACCAAACAGCTGGTTCACGATTATGTTGATGCCATAAGCGACTCACTTGATCATCTAGCCCAGCTTGATTCAGATCATCCCAGTTTTCTCGAGCGATTAGATTTCTTCAGGCGAGCTAATAAATGCTACGGTAAATCGGCGTTAATGCTGAGTGGTGGCGCGGTGCTTGGCAATTTCCACGTTGGCGTTGTCAAAGCGCTGGTAGAGCAGGATTTATTGCCGGACGTTATTTCCGGTTCAAGTGCTGGCTCAATGATCGCTGCGGTATTGGGCACGCGGACAGATGAAGAGCTAAAAGCTTTTCTTGACGCTGACAATTTGGGCAAGGTTTTACTGACCGAGGTTGCCTTGGTCAATGGTCGCTTGTCTGAGTCCTCGCCACGGATTAATCATCAGCTATTAAAAGAAAAAATCGCTAAGCTGATTCCCGATATTACCTTTCAAGAAGCCTTTGAGCGGACGGGGCGCCATATTAATATTTCTATTTCGCCTTCCGACGTCCATCAGACCTCTCGGCTTTTGAATGCGATAGCATCCCCCAATGTTTATATTCGTAAAGCGGTTCTGGCGTCGTGCGCGGTTCCCGGAATTTATCCGCCAGTCATGCTTGAAGCCAAAAATGTGCACGGTCACCCCCAGCCTTACCTCGCAACTCGGCGTTGGATTGATGGTTCGGTAAGTGATGACCTTCCTGCTAAGCGACTCGCTCGTCTGTACGGTGTTAACCACTTTATTGTAAGCCAGACCAACCCCATCGTGTTATGGGCTGTACACGACGCCAAGGCGGAAAATAGCGGTTTAATACCAGCACTACGTCAGCTGGGTGGACGCAGTCTTAAAGAAGTTTCTAAAGTCGGTAGTAGTGTTGCCAGAAAGTACTTCAAAAATTCACCTCGGGTGCGACGGATTGCCAATATTGTCTATTCCGTGATTAATCAGGAGTACACCGGCGATATTAATATTATTCCTCGATACCGCTTTTTTGATCCCCGCAAGCTATTGACTGAACTAAAGCCGGAGGAGTTGCAGTTCTTTATACTTGAGGGTGAGCGGGCGACCTGGCCCAAGCTGGAAATGATTCGTGCGAGTACGAAGATAAGTCGTAAGCTCAGTCAGATACTGGAAGTTTATGAGGCGGAAGAGTTTAGTCGATTGTCTCAGTCGAAGCCCCATCATCTCGGCGGGGAAATGACGCGGAGTAAGGTTCGCGCCTAG
- a CDS encoding DUF6691 family protein: MSRLFVVFAGALFGAGITVSGMANPAKVQNFLDITGQWDPSLALVMGAALLITTPGFFLVFKRQKPRFADAFALPTKKDVDTKLILGAVLFGAGWGLSGLCPAPALVALLTGASSFLIFALAMFSGMLLHKQVFEK; encoded by the coding sequence ATGAGCCGCTTATTTGTAGTGTTTGCGGGCGCTTTATTTGGCGCCGGAATTACCGTGTCGGGCATGGCAAATCCAGCTAAAGTCCAAAACTTTTTGGATATTACTGGGCAGTGGGATCCTAGTCTCGCCCTAGTGATGGGGGCTGCGCTCCTTATTACCACACCTGGCTTTTTCTTGGTGTTTAAGCGGCAAAAGCCCCGGTTCGCTGACGCCTTTGCTTTGCCAACAAAGAAAGATGTCGATACTAAACTAATATTGGGCGCGGTTTTGTTTGGTGCTGGTTGGGGTTTGAGTGGCTTATGCCCCGCACCAGCACTTGTTGCCCTATTGACGGGGGCAAGCTCTTTCCTGATTTTTGCGCTGGCAATGTTTTCGGGCATGTTGCTGCATAAGCAGGTGTTTGAGAAATAG
- a CDS encoding rubredoxin, with protein sequence MFVSEFKKWECVICGFVYDEAEGWPDDGIAAGTAWADVPEDWECPDCGISKFDFDMVEV encoded by the coding sequence ATGTTTGTGAGCGAGTTTAAAAAATGGGAATGTGTGATTTGTGGGTTTGTATACGATGAGGCTGAGGGCTGGCCTGACGACGGCATTGCCGCCGGAACGGCTTGGGCCGATGTGCCAGAAGACTGGGAGTGCCCAGACTGCGGTATTAGCAAATTCGACTTTGATATGGTTGAAGTTTGA
- a CDS encoding sensor histidine kinase — translation MTNTNSKKIPDKMAGNDELILASEQSTMLTQDSATTAKNAWKVLIVDDEEEIHVVTRLALHDFSFGGRHLEFVSAYSGEQARQMIQDNPDTAIILLDVVMETDSAGLDVARFIRQEIGNHFVRIILRTGQPGLAPERRVLKVYDINDYRAKTELTQDRLFSVIYTALSSYRDLIALARSRHQLIGLVNEIEQLSHLAARDLQMPLNEVVGAMRKIGARVNELPPTGLAEEFLDIRENVYAMQSALNKLVALTSVGRFNENREMVDCNSVVSDVLLNLDSEFQASHANLHCETLPTVFACRRQLTQLFQNLIGNAIRYSEGKPPEIYINATTHERNWVFSISDAGIGIAPEHHSGLFNLFHRDSGEGVVKESGVGLAICEKIVRWHGGKIWLESELGKGSTFYFTIPLAE, via the coding sequence ATGACTAATACCAATAGCAAAAAAATTCCAGATAAAATGGCAGGTAACGATGAGCTTATTCTGGCAAGCGAGCAAAGTACTATGCTGACACAGGATTCGGCGACAACAGCCAAGAATGCGTGGAAGGTCCTCATTGTTGATGATGAGGAAGAAATTCATGTAGTCACCCGTTTGGCACTTCATGACTTTAGTTTTGGTGGCCGCCATTTGGAATTTGTTAGCGCCTACTCTGGTGAGCAAGCGCGACAGATGATTCAAGATAATCCGGACACGGCGATCATCTTGCTCGACGTCGTTATGGAAACTGATAGCGCTGGTTTGGACGTGGCGAGGTTTATTCGTCAAGAAATAGGCAATCATTTTGTGCGTATTATTCTGCGCACCGGTCAGCCGGGTTTGGCGCCAGAGCGACGAGTGTTAAAAGTTTATGATATCAATGACTATCGCGCGAAAACGGAATTAACCCAAGATCGCCTTTTTTCGGTTATTTATACCGCGTTATCGTCTTACCGAGATTTAATTGCTTTGGCGAGAAGTCGTCATCAGCTTATTGGTTTGGTCAATGAAATTGAGCAGCTCTCGCATTTGGCCGCTCGTGATTTGCAAATGCCGCTGAATGAAGTGGTTGGCGCAATGCGTAAAATTGGCGCTAGGGTAAATGAGCTTCCACCAACGGGTTTGGCAGAAGAATTTCTCGATATCCGTGAAAATGTGTACGCCATGCAGTCAGCTTTAAATAAGCTAGTCGCGCTGACGTCGGTCGGTCGCTTTAATGAAAATCGGGAAATGGTTGACTGCAATTCTGTTGTCAGCGACGTTCTACTGAATTTGGATAGCGAGTTTCAGGCAAGCCATGCCAATTTACACTGCGAAACCCTGCCAACGGTTTTTGCTTGCCGTCGCCAATTGACACAGCTATTTCAGAATCTGATTGGCAATGCGATTCGCTATTCGGAAGGCAAGCCCCCTGAAATTTATATCAACGCGACGACACATGAACGAAATTGGGTTTTTTCAATCAGTGACGCCGGTATTGGCATCGCGCCAGAGCATCACAGCGGATTGTTTAACTTGTTTCACCGCGACAGTGGCGAAGGGGTGGTTAAAGAGTCAGGGGTTGGCTTGGCGATCTGTGAAAAAATAGTACGTTGGCACGGCGGAAAAATTTGGCTTGAATCTGAGCTAGGCAAAGGCTCTACGTTTTACTTTACTATCCCCTTGGCGGAATAG
- the gspC gene encoding type II secretion system protein GspC, whose protein sequence is MTWVKMLTPRLASCLTALIAALLLAVLAGLCWQVVALFRGVQLPSVGPVVATSISKSSAKNYDVQSLLAVPLFGLRPSNAVAATEIQKDIRRSALKITVIGLVAGNDERGVAVLRHGNKTKAYGIGEKIEVPGTVTLLAVLADHIIIENNRKQEKIELDQKAGATGLRAASTNSRPSNAENVDLSTAGIRELVGDPRDTLQNSPLQLVRFFSVNPVMDGGRLTGYEVKPGRDTRLFSQLSLEPGDVLLSVNGQSLSDMSTQELMKMMENTSSYELLIKRADTILTKRFDL, encoded by the coding sequence ATGACATGGGTGAAAATGCTCACGCCTCGGTTGGCTAGCTGCTTAACTGCCCTAATAGCGGCTTTGCTTTTGGCTGTTCTTGCGGGCTTGTGTTGGCAGGTGGTTGCGCTTTTTCGTGGCGTGCAGCTACCGAGTGTCGGCCCAGTGGTCGCGACCTCGATAAGCAAATCTAGCGCCAAAAATTACGATGTGCAAAGTTTGCTGGCAGTACCTTTGTTTGGTCTGAGGCCGAGTAACGCGGTGGCCGCGACAGAAATTCAAAAAGACATTCGGCGCAGCGCTCTAAAAATTACTGTAATCGGCCTTGTGGCGGGTAACGATGAGCGCGGCGTTGCGGTGTTGCGTCACGGTAATAAAACGAAGGCCTATGGCATCGGTGAGAAAATTGAAGTGCCGGGTACCGTTACCTTACTCGCGGTATTGGCCGACCACATAATTATTGAGAACAATCGTAAACAGGAAAAAATCGAGCTAGATCAGAAAGCCGGTGCGACCGGTTTGCGGGCCGCCTCGACGAACAGCCGTCCAAGCAATGCGGAAAATGTCGATTTAAGCACTGCAGGAATTCGGGAATTAGTGGGTGACCCCCGCGACACCTTGCAAAACAGTCCATTGCAGTTAGTGCGGTTTTTTTCCGTGAACCCGGTTATGGATGGCGGCAGACTTACCGGTTATGAAGTGAAGCCGGGGCGGGATACACGCCTATTCTCGCAGCTGTCACTGGAGCCTGGCGACGTGTTGCTGTCGGTTAATGGCCAGTCGCTCTCCGATATGTCGACCCAAGAATTAATGAAAATGATGGAAAACACCAGTTCCTACGAGCTGCTGATTAAACGCGCAGATACCATACTCACCAAAAGATTTGATCTATGA
- a CDS encoding tRNA-dihydrouridine synthase, whose protein sequence is MQLHLAPMEGVVNARMRALLTAVGGIDRCVTEFVRVSDQLLPPRVFHRLCPELNNNGLTPSGVPAYLQLLGGDPGPMAENAARAASLGAPGIDTNFGCPAKCVNRHRGGSVLLDEPELLHQIISAMRAAVPKEIPVTAKIRLGFKDSSRLAEIIAAISEAGANGITIHARTKEDGYKPPAHWHQLAQVHKITNIPIIANGEVWSPTDFTQCRAQSHCEDVMLGRGLLARPDLALEIKSASEGLHYKRDTWPAVLHLVEALFADSIVNCAPRHVGGPIKQWLGYLRREYQEAQRLFERIKRLNTAADITAALDEHRHYLAIAA, encoded by the coding sequence ATGCAACTACATCTCGCCCCAATGGAAGGCGTTGTTAACGCCCGTATGCGCGCCCTGCTTACCGCTGTGGGCGGCATAGATCGCTGCGTAACCGAATTTGTCCGAGTTAGCGACCAGCTATTGCCGCCACGGGTATTTCACCGCTTGTGCCCCGAGCTTAATAACAACGGTCTCACGCCCAGCGGCGTGCCCGCTTACCTGCAATTACTCGGCGGCGACCCGGGGCCAATGGCTGAAAATGCAGCCCGCGCAGCCAGCCTAGGCGCTCCCGGTATCGACACCAATTTTGGCTGTCCCGCAAAATGCGTTAATCGGCACCGCGGCGGCTCAGTTTTATTAGACGAACCAGAGCTACTACACCAAATCATTAGCGCTATGCGTGCGGCTGTACCTAAAGAAATACCTGTGACCGCAAAGATTCGCCTTGGTTTTAAGGACAGTAGTCGACTCGCTGAAATTATCGCCGCTATCAGCGAAGCGGGCGCGAACGGTATCACCATTCACGCCCGCACCAAAGAGGATGGCTATAAACCACCAGCGCACTGGCACCAACTTGCGCAAGTACACAAAATCACAAATATACCTATTATTGCCAATGGCGAAGTGTGGAGCCCCACCGACTTTACGCAATGCCGAGCCCAAAGCCATTGCGAAGATGTGATGCTGGGCCGAGGACTACTAGCGCGGCCGGATCTCGCCCTCGAAATCAAATCAGCATCAGAAGGCTTGCACTATAAGCGCGACACCTGGCCCGCAGTACTTCATCTTGTTGAGGCTTTATTTGCAGACAGCATTGTAAATTGCGCACCGCGCCATGTCGGCGGACCTATAAAACAGTGGCTGGGTTACTTGCGCAGAGAATACCAAGAAGCGCAGCGATTATTTGAGCGAATTAAACGCCTAAACACCGCTGCAGATATTACGGCGGCGCTAGACGAACACCGCCACTACCTAGCCATAGCAGCCTAA
- a CDS encoding DUF3369 domain-containing protein codes for MSQFDVNDGDKLQFAAEPTATLGDSGLEPWKLLLVDDEKVVHSVTRLALEGFELAGRGLQFISAYSAEEAREQLAQHDDIALILLDVVMETDHAGLDLVHYIRRELNNKFVRIVLRTGQPGQAPELEVITQYDINDYKEKTELTRQKLFSTVYTSLCSYRDLMALENNRLGLLKVIEASANIFERRNLAAFAEGVLQQLTALLYLNKDAMLVQPCGMLARPASNALNILAATGCYSDYEGTVEISAFDSDIGDRLGAAIAQRSSNYGDNYWVSYYITESGMEQLLYVSAKDVFSIPDIAMIELFVRNVAIAHETIALLESNNHD; via the coding sequence ATGAGTCAGTTTGACGTAAACGATGGCGACAAGTTGCAATTTGCAGCGGAACCGACGGCCACCTTGGGTGATAGCGGTCTAGAGCCATGGAAGCTATTGTTGGTTGACGATGAAAAGGTGGTTCATTCGGTTACGCGTTTAGCCTTGGAAGGGTTTGAATTAGCGGGGCGTGGCTTACAGTTTATTAGTGCCTATTCTGCTGAAGAAGCCCGAGAGCAACTTGCTCAACACGATGATATCGCCTTAATCCTGCTCGACGTGGTAATGGAAACAGATCATGCCGGGCTTGATCTGGTGCACTATATTCGTCGGGAATTAAATAATAAGTTTGTGCGTATTGTGTTGCGCACCGGGCAACCTGGCCAAGCGCCTGAGCTGGAAGTGATAACGCAGTACGATATAAATGATTATAAAGAGAAAACCGAGTTAACTAGGCAAAAGCTCTTTTCAACAGTGTATACCAGCTTGTGTTCTTATCGAGATTTGATGGCCTTAGAGAATAATCGGCTTGGTTTACTGAAAGTCATCGAGGCCTCCGCCAATATTTTCGAGCGGCGTAATTTGGCTGCGTTTGCTGAGGGAGTTTTGCAGCAGCTAACCGCGTTACTTTATTTAAATAAGGACGCCATGCTAGTGCAGCCCTGTGGAATGTTGGCACGACCGGCAAGTAACGCATTAAATATACTGGCGGCTACCGGTTGCTATTCAGATTATGAAGGAACAGTCGAAATTTCAGCGTTTGATAGCGACATTGGCGATCGATTAGGTGCGGCAATTGCACAGCGCTCGAGCAACTATGGTGATAATTACTGGGTGAGCTACTATATTACAGAATCAGGCATGGAGCAGCTGCTGTACGTGTCGGCGAAGGATGTATTTTCAATTCCGGATATTGCAATGATTGAATTGTTTGTAAGAAACGTTGCAATAGCCCACGAGACAATCGCGCTGCTGGAGTCGAACAATCATGACTAA
- a CDS encoding YeeE/YedE family protein produces MVESTVFTPWLAIIGGSLIGLAAVLLMWSKGRIAGISGIVAGALSERGDERTWRLSFLLGLFLGAILAAYFSGALEGVQSVASTPVLVVAGLLVGVGTRMGGGCTSGHGVCGISRFSQRSMVATAVFMASGAVTVFVVRHLLGEGV; encoded by the coding sequence ATGGTTGAAAGCACAGTGTTCACACCTTGGTTGGCAATAATTGGGGGCAGCTTAATTGGCTTGGCTGCTGTCCTGTTAATGTGGTCTAAGGGACGAATCGCAGGTATATCCGGTATCGTTGCTGGGGCGCTAAGTGAGCGCGGCGATGAGCGGACTTGGCGATTAAGCTTTTTGCTTGGGCTTTTTCTTGGGGCAATATTGGCCGCTTATTTCAGTGGTGCCCTGGAGGGCGTGCAGAGCGTCGCGTCGACGCCGGTGCTAGTCGTAGCGGGTTTATTGGTTGGTGTTGGCACCCGAATGGGCGGCGGTTGTACGTCGGGTCACGGGGTGTGTGGAATCTCACGATTTTCACAGCGCTCAATGGTTGCTACAGCGGTATTTATGGCGAGTGGCGCCGTAACGGTATTTGTTGTGCGTCATTTGTTGGGAGAGGGTGTATGA